CTTTTTTGCGTAGTTTAATTTGATAAACATAAAGGAGATCACAAATGAGTTTAATCGAATTATTTATCATTGCCATTGGCTTGTCAATGGATGCGTTTGCAGTTGCGATTTGCAAAGGACTGGCTCTAAAATCTATCAATATTAAGAAGGCAGGAATAGTTGGATTATATTTTGGAATATTTCAGGCGGGTATGCCTTTGATAGGGTATATTGTAGGAGCTCAATTCCAGGATAAGATAACGGCATTTGATCATTGGATTGCATTCATTTTACTTGGAATTATCGGCTTTAATATGATTAAGGAATCACTATCGAAAGAGTGTGAAGAAGAAGCAGGATCTGAAATATGTGAAAATGCAAAATCACTTAACTTTAGAAATATGTCTGTATTAGCTATAGC
The nucleotide sequence above comes from Variimorphobacter saccharofermentans. Encoded proteins:
- a CDS encoding manganese efflux pump MntP, whose translation is MSLIELFIIAIGLSMDAFAVAICKGLALKSINIKKAGIVGLYFGIFQAGMPLIGYIVGAQFQDKITAFDHWIAFILLGIIGFNMIKESLSKECEEEAGSEICENAKSLNFRNMSVLAIATSIDALAVGVSFAFLKIDIIPAVSFIGIITFTLSIIGVKIGNIFGVKYKSKAELTGGIILIFMGLKILLEHTNFIFQ